Genomic segment of Thunnus thynnus chromosome 21, fThuThy2.1, whole genome shotgun sequence:
TGAGGCTTCACGTTGCAGCTATTTCTGTAAACCTCAGCTGCTAAAGCACAGGTTGCCAGAGGCATTTGGGTCTAATCCTAAGTCAGTTTAGccaagccacattttcatgcaTGCTGTCTTTCCTGAGACCATGGATGGATGTGCTCCTTTGAACAGCAGGCTCACTCCTGGCTCTGAAATGTGCATGCTGGCAGGGACACTGCAGAGAGATAGGACATGCCAATGCCCGTTTCTAAAATGACCTGCAGTCGTCGGGTAATGATCATCATATAAATGAGGTCCTCgtaaaacacagaaatcttTCTCCCTTTCatgctttctttctgtctccctttCTAAGTCTGTGCAGGCATCTCTGAGTGTGTCCGTAGCCACAAGCTAGCAAATATCAAGCAGGATACATGGTGCCTTGACCTGGATAGCTGTTACTTTCATAAGCTTTCTTGTCAAAGTGCCAAGCTTGATGCTGTGTATCACAAACTAAGTGCATGTTTATTATCAATTTTATCATCCAAggcttctgtgaaaaaaaaacaatacatgacCACTGACACAACTACACATGATGATGATACTCAAAATCCCACTACTTTTAtgcttgttttttatgtatgaaTACAAGTGTGCGAGGgtactgcagatgaaaattagcaaGTCGATACATTAACAtttggtaacatttatgttcaATATTGTACAtggtcccttacaaataaaatagaaataaaataaataaatatccaaGAAGTGTCTGTGAAGGAGGTAACTGTCCAAATTTGTTTACCTCTTTTGAACATGGAAAATGGAAACAGGAATGGATGGCAAACAATGCCTTTCTGCAAGACCTTGAACTTTCTGAGCTGGGTCATCACACAGAACAAGACCTAAGAGGGGAGAGGGTGAATAATCAACTGTCCTTGGGCAATTTGAAGAGCGGTGAGAAGTCATTTAAATAAGTGAATCCTGCAGGAACACTGTTAGCTCAAGTCAACCAGCTCATGGGATTAATATATGAAAGAATTGCTAAGAGAGAACAGACCAGTTTCACCAGTACTGTGTTTTACTTCATCATATCAGAAAgaatataataatgatgaaCACTGTTTTTGTCTATATTCCATGCATTTCATTATTTACCACAGAATATTGTTAATATTGGAACCACCAGTAAAATTATTGAggtaattttcttttcatatatatttacattgcTCTGTTCAACTTCATAattatttatcctttttttatGAAGCCTTTTTTGTACATATAATATGGGGAATTTTAAACTATGAACCATTCTAACTGGAAGTCTGTAAGTTTTTTAACatatgtaaaatatactgtaacagTACAATTTAAGGTAGACAGAATATACTCATTGATCATTAATTGAAGCCTAACTTTGTGCACAAACATTAGTGTAGAAAAAGGATAAAGCTACTCTAGTATTAGCCACATAGCAGCACTGTCCTGTGAAACTTATGTATCTCCAAAATAAATTTTCTTGAGCCaaaaattataatgaaaaaaaatacacatttcagtTTTGCAACATATTTTCTGATAAtacaatgttgttgttttttttagccacactagtaGTTTAGCTCAAGGGATAGCAGTGTTGGTCGCTTAGTCCACCACTTTGTTCCAGAGTAacatatctcaacaactattaccATGAaaatttgtacagacatttatggtcccCAAAGGACCAGGTCAAAATTTttacttatccagtgaaatatctcagcatctACATGGTTAATTGGAACAAAATGTTGTATGATATTTAGCATGAAACCAAATTattttggtgatccccttaCTTTTTCTCtcgtgccaccatgaggttgacattttctATTCTACTCTGGGGTTATGTTACGTAACATACATAACCAACTTTGTCACCATGGTCgcgacttgtcaatcaaaaggtagccatgccctaaagcacaccctgctttatcatctattttactctaaatggggccataatttacaaaaagaacatcatgctgtaatgaagaagacttgaaactagcaattgagaccataaactcattaggaaagtgtttaatGAGgcaataaatcaagtgagaagtaggctAATTTTGttatagacttccatacaatcagatgTCTTTTTGCAACTAGCGCAgccgccccctgatggccattagagagaatgcaggtttaaggctcTTCCGCATTAGCCTAATTTTTCAGACCTGGAGCTCCCCGCTTGGTATAGTGCTAATTGGCAAATATTCGCATGCTAACCTGCTAAACTAAGCaggtgttagcatgctaagttagcatttagctcgcagcttcacagagctgctctcttcgctgtagactcttgttaaatgtttttaattagctCAAGAATACAAGAATTTTCTTGACCcacaaagcaaaaataaataagataaatcatTCAACTTATCTGAAGAATTCAAATCACTAAATTTGGAGATACAGTTTTTACTGGATAGTGATGATGAACATTTTGAACAAATTGAGATTGAGATTGAGATTTTTGCAGGAAACTTTGTTGCTCTCCAACATGAGCTCAATTACACAACCATTTGCTGACGGTTGATTTTGCATGCTTGATTCCTAACATCACAATATattacacaacaaaataaaagctacACTTTTAGTAAAAAAGTGACAGTTTGTGCAGGAAAACAGGGGGGTCATGTAAGAAAACCGATGAAGACCCACAATTGGAAAACATCATTAGATCAACTGAGGCATGAGCTATGTGGCGATCCCATTAGGGATATTTGTATTGGTTAACATCAGATTTTCTTAGTCCCATAACTCCCCCACTGTAAACTCCATGAGCCATACTTAAAAACATGCATTGTCTCAGCACTTAAAGCTATAGTAACATGTAGCTTCCTCATACAGTGAAGCAACAATAGTgtctctattttttatttttcaatttaattcCCACTGACTTATCCAGCTACAGAATCTATTGTGATAATGCTTTGAATAGCTTTACGCCAGTCCATACATCTTTTGTATCTCACAGTTTATTTATCTGGACTGAGATATAATCATTTGTGGCTGCAGTTTCTCAACAATGCATCCATTCAAAGATGATGGAAACAACAACTTGCTGCTATTTCCCTGTTATCATAAAAAGTATGGGAGTGTGTACGTGCAAGGAGAATCGGTGTATAGATAGCCAACATTAGAGGAGAGACTGTATATTTATCTAGAACTATGTATGAATAAATTGTATGTGAAGCCAATGAGTTCATGTGCACCTACAGTAGCTATGAACCAAGGTGCAGGTCCCCAAACACTTTGCCACTTCTTTTCTATAATGAAATTCCTGCTGTAGCCTGAAATCCTATCTATAATGAGCATTTTGTTGTGTAGTTCAGAGACAAATCCCTGGTTTGTTCTTGGCTTATTATATACgaggtttgttttgttcactTGTAAAAGTATTCCTTGAAAATTTCCTCCAGTTCTACTTTGAAACGATTCCCAATAGCCTCACACATGATGATGAAAGTGTTTACAAGAGAGTTTACATGCATTTCCCCTTAATAAGCCtgaaacaacagagagaaaccAACATTTAGACAGCACTGTGTCTGCTactgtcacaaaaaaaacaatttattccTCTCTTTATAGTGGTTCAATGGCTCAAACACCCATCTTCGCCCAGCTGTGAGcatggcaataaaaaaaaaaaaaaaacataaataaaaattacacCTTTTTAAAGACAGTTTTTCAGACGCAATGTCTGGTTATTATCCATCTGGGGATGATGACGGACACAGACAGGTTAGTTATTTTCTGTCTGAAGGAGTAACGCTGTGGAGTGCGTGCTGGTATAGTGTGTCTGCTGAGTGTGCCCAATGGCTCAGCGCTGCCGGGAGAAGAGGTTCCTCAGGGCATTGTTGTAGTTCTTATTAAAGGCGGTGTATATAAGAGGGTTAAAGAAGGAATTGGAGTAGCCCAGCCACAGGAAGATGCTCTTCCAGATGGGGGGGATGTCGCAGGAGCACAGTGGGACGATGAGCTCTGTGATGAAAAAGGGGATCCAACAAAGTACAAACACGCCAATCAAAATGCCTACCATCAGCGCCGcctttttctccttttgctCACGCCATGTGTCCCCGTCTGTTTGGAAGGTCACGGTGGCGTGACGCACAGTAAACACCATCTGGGGCTGCTGTGTTTCCTCCTTTACCTGGGTGGCAGCCGATCACAGaataaagacaataaatcaATTGTTCTATTGATTCATCAATAAATTAGACATGGTTAGCATTATAATTAGAAAGGCAATATCTTTAATAATATAGGCTAAAGAAAAAAGCAATTACTGAAGTGAAAATTTTGTGGCTGCTCAACAAAAGATGGATTATAGGCTGCTGAACAGAAGTGTGAATCAACAGGTGGATCAACAAGCTACAGCAGcgtattcacacacacacacacacacacacacacacacacaaacacaaacacacacacaataccgCATATGAAGCCAGAGCCGTGTCTTAATCTGCATTTTCCAGCAGCCCACTTTCCATTTCACAAACATACTGTGCAGccggaaaaaggaaaaagaaaatgtcaacagtAATCTGTTGACTTCCCCCTCTCTTATTTGTTGCCTAGCACAGCTCAGGGctgactttatttttgtttatccAGCTTTTTGTATAAAGATGAACCATCCCTCTAAATCTGTCAGAGGAAAGACGCGCAGCACTCTAAACTGTTGTGTTCTGTTCAACATTTAAACAAGAACCTGCACTGGGATAGCAGGGACTAAATTTAGTTGAATCAATATGGGTCAGAGGCGCCTGTAACTGATAAGACGGATGAAGCAAATCCATTTACAGCAGAGGCCAGAAGTTAAAAGCATAGTGCTGCCAGGAAAGAGGTTTCAAATTCAATGGGTGGTTTAAGACACCTTAACATTATATACTAGATAGTGCAATAGCTAAAATGGGCACTTACACCTGCAGATCCTCCTTTGTACAATCACTTAAATCACCTTAAATGGCTCACTTAAGAACAATTATTCATTGATCATATTTATCCTTCCTGGCAACCTAAGAGCTGAGCAGCCAGCCTTGTCTTCTTCTAGTGTTAACAAACCCATACATAAAgcagtatacagtacattattttttgttatttttctaaatttctattgtgtgtatttgtttgatattttagtGCCACTACGGGGCTAGAGGTTCATATTTCTTGttctgagtgaaatatcttgataaCTATTGTATAGGTTGCTATCACACCACCATGTCCCACTCGAATGAAttctaataactttggtgatcctctaaCTGAGCTTGCTAGATCTAGCTCTGTCATCAGGTCCAAAATACTGTTTATGAccaaaatacctgcaaaactgaaattcccatcagcctcagctgtgctttgtgttcaATGCTgattagaaaatgttagcatgcttacatgctaaaccaagatggtgaatataaacattacacctgctaaacatcagcaagTTAATATTGTTATTGTGAGTATGTTAGCACATGTTGACATTAGCATTAGCCTCACAGAATCGCTAACTTGGATGTatgctctttgttttgtttcagttatttttgtgGATTTCTATTGTAGTTTTTTGTGTATGCCTGGATCTGACTTTAGACAACCAACACTACTAAGGtaaggaaaagatcatggtcatgtttaaaataaaccaaagttGACAGTTGGTAAGAAACAGGATGTGAACTGCAGTCTCTGGTGTTAAAGTCACGTACTTTGTTTAGTCAGTTTTCCACCACAATCTCCTCTCTAAGAGATTTGCAACATCACACTACATAAACCTTTGCTTCTACAAGAGAAAAGTCATTATTCACATGGCCACATGAGGTCACTATGAAAAGATTATAAAAGATTGATATGAGCGTTTAAACAAATAACAGGACCAAAGTCATCATTTATGTTATTCTTCAAAAggcataaatgaataaatacagtgtTGAAATAACAATGGAAAATGTACAGGTACTTTATGTGttaaagagagagataaaagtTAATATATCATTGTTTTAGAGCCAATCCTTAGAGTCagtcttttttatattttcagtgacataaaaactttctgtatttttatttcatggaTTTTGGTCGTGTTGACTTATTTGTGCAATTAGGTCAAGAAACGGTGCATCCTACCTATTAATACATTctatttctgttgtgtttacatcttaATGTCTTTGAGTGGGTGTTTTTGATGGATGAATGCAGGGGACATTCACATCTGTTCACATCATAACTCGCACTTCACAGGGCTCTGTGCCTTGCCTCTTCGATGTACGCTgggaaatgatgaaaataaactttGGCTGGGTAATGAGACACGTATAATATAAGCTGCTAGTATTTCTGAGGAGAGCAAAATGACTAATAAAACATATTCTGTTTAATTGCTATAGCTACAAGAGCGATTGCCTAAGTAATGAAACTTGACATAAAAGTCTAGGAAAGCAAATAAAAGTCAGGTCTAATTTATTCGATTAGTCCTCCTTGACCGTTTGCTTCTAATTTTGGGCCAACTGATGTCACGCATGCATAACTAATGGGCATCATGAGGATTTGGGTGAAATATTCAAGAGCATAACTTAcgtaaatgaaaagaaaaaaagccctTGCCGTATAttttttgtgaaacatttttcattctgtGGACATTTGCCAAGTTCTCAGAATATTCAGACGTAGAGTCATTTTTGTCAGAAGTCTTTTACAGGTGAAAGAAAAAGGTGTCTGTTCTAAGATGTATAAAAGTAGTTTAATCTCTATCTCTGAGGTgtttggggggtggggtgggggttcAAATGTCATTTCCCACCATCAGGGCAGGTGAAAAATGGGTGCTGACACAAAATTCATGAGGAAAATTTGCTTTCCTgattaaaaatcaaactaaagCTTGCAGAATAGACCTTTATGTCTGCTTATTAGAGAAACGCCAAAGCCAGGAAGGTGCACTAGCccattaaaaacactgaaggtGACATTTATAGCCTTCTAGTGGAATAACCTTCTGCCTACACACATTAACAAGCTTGTGGTGATGAGCAGGATTGCTTCAATTATTTGTCCGTATGCTCATTGCTCATACATCGGATGCTTATGTTTCCCTGATTACTGTTGATAACCTCATCAGCCAAAATAATAAGTAATTGCACAGCAACCAATATTTGTTGTGACATCAGCCAGTTGCAGGGAGATAAATAATTATGATTTgataaaggggggggggggataatgATATTGTGACTTTTAAGGACAAAAGGTTATATtgaaaaaatggatttaaagtAAAGAATATTAATGATCACCTCAGCCATGGGTGTGATGGTGTTGTTCTTGCGAGAGCCAATCCGGAACTTGGCCGCCTTGTAGATCTTCCAATAGACAAACAGCACCACACAAAGGGGGAGGTAAAATGCTCCGAAGGTGGAGAAGATCGTATATGATGGCTCCTGGCTCACCTGGCACTTCATCCCCTCTGAGTAGGTTTCTCCCCAGCCAAAGAGAGGTGACAGGGAGATGATGGAGGACAGCAGCCACGTCAGGGCGATCATCACAT
This window contains:
- the htr5ab gene encoding 5-hydroxytryptamine (serotonin) receptor 5A, genome duplicate b, coding for MTYPNTSILTAANFSGTLDNHDSGGNIYRPFSVFSVLTLTLLAMLVAATFVWNLLVLVTILRVRTFHRVPHNLVASMAISDVMVAALVMPLSLVHELNGRLWKLGRVLCQVWISFDVLCCTASIWNVTAIALDRYWSITRHLEYTLKTRKKISNVMIALTWLLSSIISLSPLFGWGETYSEGMKCQVSQEPSYTIFSTFGAFYLPLCVVLFVYWKIYKAAKFRIGSRKNNTITPMAEVKEETQQPQMVFTVRHATVTFQTDGDTWREQKEKKAALMVGILIGVFVLCWIPFFITELIVPLCSCDIPPIWKSIFLWLGYSNSFFNPLIYTAFNKNYNNALRNLFSRQR